A stretch of DNA from Mucilaginibacter daejeonensis:
CGATGCCATTGACGAGGAACGCCGTAAAGACGACGCTGCATTAAAGCAGATGGCCGATCGATTGACGACGAGTTGCGGAGCCAACATCAAAATAGAGGTGGCCACCAGCAGCGAACCTTTGTTACGCGCCGTGCGCCAAGTGATCGCCGACCACCAACCCGACCTGATCATGGTAGGTAGCGATGTGCCGGGCGGCGAGGAAAGTATAGTGGGGCAGCAGGTAGTGGCCGTGGCCAAGATCAGTACGGTGCCTGTGCTGGTGATACCGTGCGGTGCATCGCGCAAGCCGCTGAAGCGGGTGCTGGTGCCTGTGGACCCTAACGCCATCGAGCGCCTCAGCCTGATCGATCAGTTGAAACAGTTGCAGTTCACCACTGAGCCCGAGATATTGGTGCTATGCGTTGATCCTGAAGGCAAGCGCGTAGGCCACGAGGCTGAGAATGCGGGTAGCTTTAAACAGTTTCTGCAAGAATATGAATACGATGTGCAGTACACCGATGATGACGACACCGTAAAAAGCATCCTCAACTATGCATCGCAGAACGAGGTGCAGCTGATCGTTGCCCTGCCGGGCAAACACAGCTTTTTTTATAACCTTACCCACAG
This window harbors:
- a CDS encoding universal stress protein, which gives rise to MKNILILADLSDTCNNTLRYAADLACAANAERIILLKSQYVSLYAQLLPSADFVQLSADAIDEERRKDDAALKQMADRLTTSCGANIKIEVATSSEPLLRAVRQVIADHQPDLIMVGSDVPGGEESIVGQQVVAVAKISTVPVLVIPCGASRKPLKRVLVPVDPNAIERLSLIDQLKQLQFTTEPEILVLCVDPEGKRVGHEAENAGSFKQFLQEYEYDVQYTDDDDTVKSILNYASQNEVQLIVALPGKHSFFYNLTHSSITEALTTNSRLPVLILK